In Nematostella vectensis chromosome 11, jaNemVect1.1, whole genome shotgun sequence, a genomic segment contains:
- the LOC5500599 gene encoding uncharacterized protein LOC5500599, with product MAGDADKPRKTNRSKWNILIVCHIVFSIVLAALVIHHYVKNESRFKELGEKLERCETIRDLASEMTVSVSTSTPRVVQGLSAMLRRSPQENETSEISRTTTKTKIKAGFIEARKENATEVGHEGFLPETGPGIQANHMQNNITAVNESSPEKHFKGSDGNLSRGWYKGSEVDPRSCLELLKSILVTRAKKSAQIYEGREVHREVAGREGSRGHQESKANPVAHMQLVASKAKDVLGPCLPLHFS from the exons ATGGCGGGAGACGCAGACAAACCGCGCAAGACAAATCGCTCCAAGTGGAACATTTTAATCGTATGCCACATCGTATTCTCCATCGTACTAGCCGCACTTGTGATACATCACTATGTCAAGAACGAATCCAGATTCAAGGAGCTCGGGGAAAAGCTCGAGCGGTGCGAAACTATCAGGGATTTAGCCTCAGAAATGACGGTGTCTGTCTCAACGTCAACGCCAAGGGTAGTCCAGGGTCTCAGCGCGATGTTAAGAAGAAGTCCCCAAGAGAACGAAACGAGTGAGATTAGCAGAACTACcaccaaaacaaaaatcaaagcGGGCTTTATTGAGGCTCGGAAGGAAAACGCAACAGAGGTCGGACACGAGGGCTTTCTTCCTGAAACTGGTCCTGGAATTCAGGCAAATCACATGCAAAATAACATTACTGCAGTGAACGAGAGTTCTCCTGAGAAACATTTCAAAGGATCAGATGGAAATTTGTCACGAGGATGGTACAAAGGAAGCGAGGTTGATCCAAGGTCCTGTTTAGAGCTGCTCAAGTCGATCCTG GTAACGAGAGCCAAAAAATCTGCACAGATTTACGAG GGCCGCGAGGTCCACCGGGAAGTCGCGGGCCGCGAGGGTTCACGGGGACACCAGGAGAGCAAGGCAAACCCG GTGGCTCACATGCAGTTGGTGGCCAGCAAGGCGAAGGATGTTCTGGGACCATGCTTG CCCCTCCACTTTTCCTAG